One Streptococcus gallolyticus subsp. gallolyticus DSM 16831 DNA window includes the following coding sequences:
- a CDS encoding LysR substrate-binding domain-containing protein, translated as MSTIQKNLPEHHKLSVQTYSNSRSIFEALLNDQIDLGIMSGSYTQKGVLKIQLRADKLTIVGQKELIEAFDNGQETLFLLYHMTSSYHNFLKEFIKINQLPTQHHLSIDNLSLIEHEVLSGTGITIVSQDIADRMLTNDNIVISSQKFRDVFIKTYAIIKMDNTYYQDLIPIIQKLKK; from the coding sequence TTGTCAACCATTCAAAAAAATCTTCCTGAACACCATAAATTAAGCGTTCAGACTTACAGCAATTCACGAAGTATTTTTGAAGCTCTTTTAAACGACCAAATAGACCTCGGAATAATGTCTGGCAGCTATACCCAAAAAGGTGTGCTTAAAATCCAACTTCGTGCTGATAAATTGACCATTGTCGGTCAAAAAGAATTGATTGAAGCCTTTGATAACGGGCAAGAAACCCTGTTTTTGCTCTATCATATGACTAGTAGTTATCATAATTTTTTGAAGGAATTTATCAAAATCAATCAACTTCCTACACAGCACCACCTTTCCATTGACAATTTATCGCTCATTGAACATGAGGTCTTATCAGGTACTGGGATTACTATCGTTAGCCAAGACATTGCCGACCGTATGCTAACTAATGACAATATTGTCATCAGCTCTCAAAAATTCAGAGACGTCTTTATCAAAACTTACGCCATTATAAAAATGGACAACACCTACTACCAAGACCTCATTCCCATTATCCAAAAACTAAAAAAATAA
- a CDS encoding helix-turn-helix domain-containing protein, which translates to MKSSYKLSIFDFKLIKDIYETQSFSEAAKLNNISQPAVSKRVKEISNNLCEIFLRKNKK; encoded by the coding sequence ATGAAATCTAGTTATAAATTATCCATTTTTGACTTCAAATTAATCAAAGACATTTATGAAACACAAAGTTTTTCAGAAGCAGCTAAGCTTAATAATATCAGTCAGCCAGCTGTTTCCAAACGTGTCAAAGAAATCAGCAACAATTTATGTGAGATTTTCTTACGTAAAAATAAAAAATAG
- a CDS encoding amino acid ABC transporter ATP-binding protein, with amino-acid sequence MVVLEEELANFDLNAKYMIEMKAIKKSYGKQEVLKNINLSVKKGEVVVLIGPSGSGKSTLIRTINKLEHINGGKMAVMGKNIYDMNMNDNLLRERVNMVFQHFNLFNNMTIARNISIGPEKLHRKSGEKLQEKVSGLLDLVGLSDKWDAYPENLSGGQKQRVAIARALAMEPDIILFDEPTSALDPEMVGEVLQVMKAIAKSGTTMIIVTHEIGFAKEVADRIVFLENGELIADMLPEEVNSSYPNQRVANFLKQIL; translated from the coding sequence ATGGTTGTTTTAGAGGAAGAACTAGCAAATTTCGATTTAAATGCAAAATACATGATTGAAATGAAGGCAATCAAAAAAAGTTATGGCAAGCAGGAGGTTTTAAAAAATATCAATCTTTCTGTTAAAAAAGGTGAGGTCGTTGTGTTGATTGGCCCATCAGGAAGTGGCAAATCAACGCTTATTCGTACTATTAATAAATTGGAACATATTAATGGTGGAAAAATGGCTGTCATGGGAAAAAATATTTATGACATGAATATGAATGATAATCTCTTGCGAGAACGTGTTAATATGGTTTTCCAACATTTTAATCTCTTTAATAATATGACCATTGCACGAAATATCAGTATTGGTCCTGAAAAACTACATCGGAAAAGCGGTGAAAAACTGCAAGAAAAGGTGAGTGGCTTGCTAGATTTAGTGGGGTTATCAGATAAATGGGATGCTTATCCTGAAAATCTCTCAGGTGGACAAAAGCAACGTGTGGCGATTGCCAGAGCGTTAGCCATGGAGCCTGATATTATTTTATTTGATGAACCGACATCAGCTCTTGACCCTGAAATGGTTGGTGAGGTTTTACAAGTCATGAAAGCTATTGCTAAGAGCGGAACAACAATGATTATTGTGACACATGAAATTGGTTTTGCAAAGGAAGTGGCTGACCGAATTGTCTTTCTTGAAAATGGGGAATTAATTGCTGATATGTTGCCTGAAGAGGTTAATAGTTCTTACCCAAATCAGCGTGTCGCAAATTTCTTAAAGCAAATTTTGTAA
- a CDS encoding ABC transporter permease subunit (The N-terminal region of this protein, as described by TIGR01726, is a three transmembrane segment that identifies a subfamily of ABC transporter permease subunits, which specificities that include histidine, arginine, glutamine, glutamate, L-cystine (sic), the opines (in Agrobacterium) octopine and nopaline, etc.), translating to MVIDFLQNYGSFILDGALMTVFLSVVSMILALVLGGFVTAARMSDNLLISGLTKLYIEVVRGLPMLVILSLFFYGLPELGFNVPDGSLFGVDLDRLISALIGLTVGESVFVAEIYRSGIQAVDSGQFEGARSIGFNKFQTYRYVIIPQAFKNILPTLGNEFANNIKSSSQASVIGVADLMFTASTIQGISYKPFQAVIAVGIVYLLFTFSTTRIVAHYEKKMSRSTEEPLTIVEKIRQMMQTIKASWKKLTLTTAIIAAIVGIFALNHGGASKTVSSVEKIKESGQLVVATNIGYAPYEFYDLTSGHKKAVGVDIAFAQQLADKLQVKLVVKNMNFDSILGTITSGNADIAIAGMTKTKEREKSVDFTENYVKQTNKVVVRKEVASQYTSIKSLASTTIAVQKSTTQADVVEDDIKPQQIVALSSLPDVFLNLLQGKVDAVVADDTVADQYIASNDNLTYADIELPGTTETAMALTKGNSSLKEYVDQLIEQDKKDGTFDKWMAEYSELAQKNTTEE from the coding sequence ATGGTTATTGATTTTCTACAAAATTATGGCAGTTTTATTTTAGATGGTGCTCTGATGACGGTGTTTTTATCAGTTGTTTCAATGATTTTAGCACTTGTCTTGGGAGGTTTTGTTACTGCGGCACGAATGAGTGATAATCTGTTGATTAGTGGGCTAACGAAGCTATACATTGAAGTGGTTCGTGGTCTTCCAATGCTGGTTATTTTGTCACTGTTCTTTTACGGCTTACCTGAACTTGGTTTCAATGTTCCAGACGGTTCGCTCTTTGGCGTTGATTTAGACCGTTTGATTTCAGCTCTGATTGGTTTAACCGTTGGAGAATCGGTTTTTGTTGCTGAAATTTATCGATCAGGGATTCAAGCTGTTGATTCAGGGCAGTTTGAAGGTGCTCGAAGTATTGGTTTTAATAAATTTCAGACTTATCGTTATGTGATTATTCCACAGGCATTTAAAAATATTCTCCCAACCTTGGGAAATGAATTTGCCAATAATATCAAATCAAGTTCGCAAGCGTCGGTTATCGGGGTGGCAGATTTGATGTTCACAGCAAGTACGATTCAAGGGATTTCTTACAAACCTTTCCAAGCTGTTATCGCGGTTGGTATTGTTTATCTGCTCTTTACCTTTTCAACAACGCGCATTGTTGCCCATTACGAAAAGAAAATGAGCCGCAGCACCGAAGAACCACTAACCATAGTGGAAAAAATTCGTCAGATGATGCAAACTATCAAGGCAAGCTGGAAAAAATTGACCTTAACCACCGCAATCATTGCTGCTATTGTCGGTATTTTCGCTTTGAATCATGGTGGAGCTTCAAAAACGGTTTCTAGTGTTGAGAAAATCAAAGAATCTGGACAACTTGTTGTTGCGACGAATATCGGCTACGCTCCATATGAATTTTACGATTTGACATCAGGACATAAAAAGGCGGTTGGGGTTGACATTGCCTTTGCCCAACAATTAGCGGATAAATTGCAGGTTAAATTAGTCGTTAAAAATATGAATTTTGATTCTATTTTGGGAACCATTACCTCTGGAAATGCGGATATTGCCATTGCGGGAATGACAAAAACAAAAGAACGTGAAAAATCCGTTGATTTTACTGAAAATTATGTGAAGCAAACCAACAAAGTGGTTGTTCGAAAAGAGGTCGCCAGTCAATACACGTCAATTAAAAGTTTGGCGTCAACAACAATTGCTGTGCAAAAATCAACAACACAAGCTGATGTGGTTGAGGATGATATTAAACCTCAACAAATTGTTGCCTTATCAAGCTTACCAGATGTTTTCTTAAATTTACTCCAAGGGAAAGTCGATGCAGTTGTTGCTGATGACACGGTTGCTGACCAATACATCGCAAGCAATGACAATCTAACATATGCCGATATTGAATTGCCGGGGACAACCGAAACAGCCATGGCATTAACCAAAGGAAATAGTTCTTTGAAAGAATATGTTGACCAATTAATTGAGCAAGACAAAAAAGACGGCACCTTTGATAAATGGATGGCAGAATATAGTGAATTAGCACAGAAAAATACAACAGAAGAATAG
- a CDS encoding dimethylarginine dimethylaminohydrolase family protein — MSVVDGTSRLRKVLLCKPEFLVSAAPINVISEQYTKPLNRDKMMQEFESVVKAYEENGVEVVQVTSTENMPNAVFARDFGGNVKEGYILGHFKKSIRFLERSHYRKIMEELGIPKIAEVSEGYFEGGDFAFIDEKTLAIGVIDRTNLTGVDEIRKQLEPYGYRVYAIKANPDYLHLDMCFNLVAPKLAVAYEAGLPDDFLALLKEKGIKVIAGTEEMIFKHGYNVEALGDNRVMSLKQNTFINDALRKEGMEVIEVDITELLKAGGGVHCMTFPLERY; from the coding sequence ATGTCAGTTGTAGATGGGACAAGTCGCTTGCGCAAGGTGCTACTATGTAAACCTGAATTTTTAGTGAGTGCAGCACCAATTAATGTGATTTCAGAACAATATACGAAACCTTTGAATCGCGACAAGATGATGCAGGAATTTGAAAGTGTTGTGAAGGCTTACGAAGAAAATGGGGTAGAAGTGGTTCAAGTAACTTCAACAGAGAATATGCCGAATGCGGTTTTTGCCAGAGATTTTGGTGGCAATGTCAAAGAGGGGTATATTCTTGGACATTTTAAGAAATCTATTCGTTTTTTAGAACGTTCTCATTATCGCAAAATCATGGAAGAGTTAGGAATTCCTAAAATTGCTGAAGTGAGTGAAGGCTATTTTGAAGGAGGTGATTTTGCTTTTATTGATGAAAAAACACTTGCAATTGGTGTGATTGACCGCACGAATCTTACAGGTGTTGATGAAATCCGCAAGCAATTAGAACCTTATGGTTATAGGGTTTATGCTATTAAAGCCAATCCTGATTATCTTCATTTGGATATGTGTTTTAACTTAGTAGCTCCAAAGCTTGCCGTTGCCTATGAAGCTGGTTTGCCAGATGATTTTTTAGCCTTGCTAAAAGAAAAAGGCATCAAAGTGATTGCTGGCACAGAAGAAATGATATTTAAGCATGGTTACAACGTTGAAGCGCTTGGTGATAATCGTGTGATGAGTTTGAAGCAGAATACTTTTATCAATGATGCGCTGCGCAAAGAGGGAATGGAAGTTATCGAAGTCGATATTACCGAGCTATTAAAAGCTGGTGGTGGCGTGCATTGTATGACCTTTCCGCTAGAGCGTTATTAA
- the hisC gene encoding histidinol-phosphate transaminase translates to MSTFLAKSFETIVAYNPGEQLGDDYLKLNANESSQEPSPRVLEVLKNAQKLNYYNDPFQSKLRQKLADLHSLEMSNILVGTGADDVLDLIFRTFFERGDKIAFPKITYPFYKGYADTFGYEALKVPLTKDLHVDLSDYEELPHAVLVVNPDAPTGFLKPLSAIKKLVASHPERLVIVDEAYIDFGGESENAISLVNDFSNVIVVRTFSKSRQLAGARIGYAVACKELIKDMEALKMAVNPFNISLLQEEVALASLEDEFHFEKHVKEIIENRDFLTSALRILGFTVLNSKTNFVYASSKVISGAELYEKLRARHILIRHYATEEVKDFVRISIGTKQEMHRLVSEIDAILKSSGKKSIES, encoded by the coding sequence ATGTCAACATTTTTAGCTAAATCATTTGAAACTATTGTCGCTTATAATCCTGGTGAACAACTTGGAGATGATTATTTAAAATTAAATGCCAATGAAAGTTCGCAAGAGCCTAGCCCTCGTGTTTTAGAGGTGTTAAAAAATGCTCAAAAATTAAATTATTACAACGACCCTTTCCAAAGTAAATTACGTCAGAAGTTAGCCGATTTACACTCTCTTGAAATGTCAAATATTCTCGTTGGGACAGGGGCAGATGATGTTTTAGATTTGATTTTCAGAACCTTTTTTGAGCGCGGAGACAAAATTGCCTTTCCAAAAATCACCTATCCATTTTACAAAGGATATGCTGATACGTTTGGGTATGAAGCGTTAAAAGTGCCATTAACAAAGGATTTACACGTTGATTTATCAGATTATGAAGAACTTCCTCATGCAGTTTTGGTGGTGAATCCAGATGCTCCAACAGGTTTTCTCAAACCTTTATCTGCTATCAAAAAATTGGTAGCTTCGCACCCAGAGCGACTGGTTATTGTTGATGAGGCTTATATTGATTTTGGTGGTGAATCAGAGAACGCCATTAGCCTTGTCAATGATTTTTCAAACGTGATTGTCGTTCGGACTTTTTCAAAATCTCGTCAATTGGCTGGCGCTCGTATTGGCTATGCCGTGGCTTGTAAAGAGCTCATCAAAGATATGGAAGCTTTAAAAATGGCTGTTAATCCATTTAATATTAGCCTTTTGCAAGAAGAAGTTGCTTTGGCTAGTCTTGAGGATGAATTTCATTTTGAAAAACACGTCAAAGAAATCATAGAAAATCGTGATTTTTTAACATCTGCCTTACGCATTCTAGGCTTCACGGTGTTAAACAGTAAAACCAATTTTGTCTATGCGTCTTCGAAAGTGATTTCTGGTGCGGAATTGTATGAGAAATTGCGAGCTCGTCATATTTTGATTCGTCATTATGCGACAGAAGAAGTTAAGGATTTTGTACGAATTTCAATTGGGACAAAACAAGAAATGCACCGTTTAGTGAGTGAAATTGATGCCATTTTAAAGTCTAGTGGTAAAAAGTCAATAGAAAGTTGA
- a CDS encoding IS110 family transposase — MKCFVGLDVSSTKLDVCIMLSDTTTPFVSSLPNNLIGAQAIKNQILELNDTYSFERIVIGMEATSLYSFHPAMFFHEDSNLKALNVEVMVEQPNKIKKYRDAFEESKNDTIDAFYIADYFRIERFSPAFLKEEKYMALQHLTRTRLQLIEQLTRTKQHFIENIYYKCNTLSTEIKNENLTTSLWSSAIISLMTEDYTLDELATVPLKDLADFIQKLGRGRFKAPEKLAKAIQAAINGSYRLSKLQQDSVNVVLGLLAREIRNLEQMIKDIDKAIEDMVEVIPEYQCLTSVPGVGKVYAAGIIAEIGQIERFKDHPQVAKYAGLNWKQNQSGNANSQNTDLVKRGNRYLRYYLVEAANSVRRHDSEYQAFYKKKYQEVPKHQHKRAIVLTARKFVRLVDALLRNRQLYTPPRRPMEDK, encoded by the coding sequence ATGAAATGTTTTGTCGGTTTAGACGTTAGCTCTACCAAATTAGATGTCTGTATCATGCTTAGTGATACAACAACTCCCTTTGTATCTTCTCTTCCTAATAACTTAATCGGTGCTCAAGCAATCAAGAACCAAATTCTTGAACTCAATGACACCTATTCATTTGAACGTATCGTCATTGGCATGGAAGCCACTAGCCTCTATAGTTTTCATCCTGCTATGTTCTTTCATGAAGATAGTAACTTAAAAGCTTTAAACGTTGAAGTCATGGTGGAACAACCCAATAAGATTAAGAAATATCGAGATGCCTTTGAAGAAAGTAAAAATGATACCATTGATGCCTTCTACATAGCCGATTATTTCCGTATTGAGCGATTTTCACCTGCTTTTCTCAAAGAAGAAAAGTATATGGCTCTCCAACACCTAACGAGAACAAGGCTTCAACTCATTGAACAGTTGACAAGAACAAAACAACACTTTATCGAAAATATTTATTATAAGTGCAATACCTTATCAACTGAAATCAAGAATGAGAATCTAACGACCTCTCTTTGGTCTAGCGCTATCATTTCCCTAATGACCGAAGACTATACTCTAGACGAATTAGCGACTGTTCCTCTCAAAGACCTAGCGGACTTTATCCAAAAATTAGGGAGAGGACGATTCAAAGCTCCTGAAAAGCTAGCTAAAGCTATTCAAGCAGCTATCAATGGCTCTTATCGTCTCTCTAAACTCCAACAAGATTCCGTCAATGTTGTTCTCGGGCTATTAGCTCGAGAAATCAGAAATCTGGAACAAATGATTAAAGATATTGATAAAGCTATTGAAGACATGGTAGAAGTCATCCCTGAATACCAGTGCTTAACTTCTGTTCCTGGTGTTGGTAAAGTTTACGCTGCAGGGATTATCGCTGAGATTGGGCAGATTGAACGCTTTAAAGACCATCCTCAAGTCGCTAAATATGCGGGATTGAATTGGAAACAGAATCAATCTGGGAACGCTAATTCTCAAAATACTGACCTTGTCAAACGTGGCAATCGCTATCTCCGTTATTACTTAGTTGAAGCCGCCAACTCTGTCAGACGACATGATAGCGAGTATCAAGCCTTTTACAAGAAGAAGTATCAAGAAGTTCCTAAACATCAACACAAACGAGCCATCGTCTTAACCGCTAGAAAATTTGTGCGTCTGGTGGATGCGCTACTACGTAACCGCCAACTCTATACGCCACCAAGGAGGCCTATGGAAGATAAGTGA
- a CDS encoding NAD(P)-dependent oxidoreductase — translation MLKVLISDYPNVLAERDLSIEVNLLKELLPADSEISVYPYVNEDEFIERMSGVDVLLTAFLPLGETVLEHFPDLKGIAVNATGTNTIDLDYAEKLGIAVQHLGAYSTEDVANHTISLLLALNQKLFLHRKYIEAGFWNYQKVGNVKRLSSQTLAIFGLGRIGQAVAKRAQSFGMTVIAYDPFLPEKVADELGVKLVSIETIQAQADVISLHLFANSANKHFFNRAFFKGLKKPIIFINVARGSLVDELALAEALDEGKVIGAGLDVLESENPDLSENPFIGRDNVLITPHAAFYSQESLDTLQTQTVKNAVAILKEYHHEI, via the coding sequence ATGTTAAAAGTGTTAATTTCTGATTATCCAAATGTTTTGGCAGAGCGTGATTTGAGCATTGAAGTTAATCTTTTGAAAGAACTTTTGCCTGCTGATAGCGAGATTTCGGTTTATCCTTATGTTAATGAGGATGAATTTATCGAGAGAATGTCAGGTGTTGATGTCCTTTTGACAGCTTTCTTGCCACTTGGAGAGACTGTGTTGGAGCATTTTCCAGATTTGAAAGGCATTGCCGTGAATGCTACTGGCACCAATACGATTGACCTTGATTATGCTGAGAAGTTGGGAATCGCTGTGCAGCATTTAGGTGCTTATTCAACTGAAGATGTGGCTAATCATACGATTTCTCTTTTGCTAGCGCTCAATCAAAAACTGTTTTTACATCGTAAGTACATTGAAGCAGGCTTTTGGAATTACCAGAAAGTTGGCAATGTGAAGCGCTTGTCCTCGCAAACTTTAGCTATTTTTGGCTTGGGGCGTATTGGACAAGCTGTTGCCAAACGTGCTCAAAGTTTTGGGATGACAGTTATTGCTTACGACCCATTTTTACCAGAAAAAGTGGCTGATGAATTGGGCGTGAAATTGGTTTCGATTGAAACGATACAAGCGCAAGCAGATGTCATTAGTCTGCATTTATTTGCGAACTCTGCCAACAAACATTTCTTTAACCGAGCGTTTTTCAAGGGGCTGAAAAAGCCGATTATTTTTATTAATGTAGCGCGTGGCAGTCTAGTGGATGAATTGGCATTAGCAGAAGCCCTTGATGAGGGAAAAGTTATCGGAGCAGGATTAGACGTCCTTGAAAGTGAGAATCCAGACCTTTCTGAAAATCCTTTTATTGGACGTGATAATGTGCTCATCACACCGCATGCTGCTTTTTACAGTCAAGAGAGTCTTGATACCTTGCAAACACAAACCGTCAAAAATGCTGTCGCGATTTTAAAGGAGTATCATCATGAAATTTGA
- a CDS encoding peptidase M20, producing MKFETIEAYNLPERIEAISKYLVSILSVNGTSGEVAVADAIYKLVKSAPYFKEHPRCVWQQALEQDSLKRKNNFALLKKEGTKQTVILHSHMDTVGVEDYGPLKEIAHDSDALQAFFKTYDEDTLIQKHAQSGDWLFGRGILDMKSGDAVNIATIFYYMEHMDELPCNLLLMTNAVEENDHTGAIQASSELLRLRQEGYDFKAAINTDFISPSYEGDEKKYIYTGAAGKMLTCFYIKGRETHVGSCLMGIDATLISSAINLKINTNLDLVETISNEEILPSSALLQRDCKDFYNVQTNKRANLYFNTFLYEKSADAVLQTLLAASKEAVQEVTTNYEERFKLYTERSHIHSNISHDIVVMTFDEYLARLAKKGYDTKMLISSFLGQIKDYDKREVGFQLIDYLEAKTQSDEAKVVVFLAPPFCPHNYTDSDSEVDQALEQMMTEFPEENFVKRRFFPFLSDSSYLAMRETTENINKLKANFPLMDSIYPLPVDTIRTLDIPAVDLGVYGIGAHTWKERIYKPYSYHTLPKVIRSFIEHLTK from the coding sequence ATGAAATTTGAAACCATAGAAGCCTATAATCTGCCAGAACGTATCGAAGCCATTTCAAAATACTTAGTCTCTATTCTTTCAGTTAATGGAACAAGTGGGGAAGTTGCCGTTGCAGATGCCATTTATAAGCTCGTCAAATCAGCACCTTATTTTAAAGAACACCCAAGGTGTGTCTGGCAGCAAGCTTTGGAACAAGATAGTTTGAAGCGTAAAAATAACTTTGCTCTTTTGAAAAAAGAAGGAACAAAGCAGACTGTCATTCTTCATTCTCACATGGATACGGTTGGCGTTGAAGATTATGGTCCTTTAAAAGAAATCGCCCATGACTCTGATGCACTGCAAGCATTTTTCAAGACTTATGACGAAGATACCCTCATTCAAAAACACGCTCAATCTGGTGATTGGCTTTTTGGACGTGGAATTCTTGACATGAAATCAGGTGATGCAGTCAATATCGCAACGATTTTCTATTATATGGAACACATGGATGAGTTGCCCTGCAATCTGCTTTTGATGACAAATGCCGTAGAAGAAAATGACCATACAGGTGCCATTCAGGCTTCTAGTGAGTTGTTGCGTTTGCGTCAAGAGGGATACGATTTCAAAGCTGCCATAAACACTGATTTTATTTCACCGTCGTATGAAGGAGATGAGAAAAAGTATATTTACACAGGTGCAGCTGGAAAAATGCTAACGTGTTTTTACATCAAGGGGCGTGAAACTCATGTTGGAAGCTGTTTAATGGGAATTGATGCGACGCTTATCTCAAGTGCTATCAATCTGAAAATCAATACCAATCTTGATTTGGTTGAAACTATTTCCAATGAGGAAATTTTGCCAAGTTCTGCCTTACTGCAACGTGACTGCAAAGATTTCTACAATGTGCAAACGAATAAACGAGCCAATCTGTATTTCAATACATTTTTGTATGAAAAGAGTGCTGATGCGGTTTTGCAGACTTTGTTAGCTGCTAGTAAAGAAGCTGTTCAAGAAGTGACAACAAACTATGAGGAACGTTTCAAACTCTACACAGAAAGAAGCCATATTCACAGTAATATCAGCCACGACATTGTAGTAATGACATTTGATGAATACCTTGCTAGATTAGCGAAAAAAGGCTATGACACGAAGATGCTCATTTCAAGCTTTTTGGGTCAAATTAAAGACTATGATAAACGAGAAGTCGGCTTTCAATTAATTGATTATCTAGAAGCTAAAACACAATCAGACGAAGCAAAAGTAGTTGTCTTTTTAGCACCGCCATTTTGCCCACACAATTATACGGATTCTGATAGCGAGGTTGACCAAGCACTCGAACAAATGATGACAGAATTTCCAGAAGAAAATTTTGTCAAACGTCGTTTTTTCCCATTTTTGAGTGATTCAAGTTACCTTGCCATGCGGGAAACGACAGAAAATATTAACAAGCTTAAAGCTAATTTTCCGTTAATGGATAGCATTTATCCATTGCCAGTTGATACTATTAGAACACTTGATATTCCTGCTGTTGATTTAGGTGTTTACGGCATTGGTGCACATACTTGGAAGGAGAGAATTTATAAACCATATTCTTATCACACCCTTCCTAAAGTCATCAGAAGTTTTATTGAACATCTCACCAAGTAA
- the trpX gene encoding tryptophan ABC transporter substrate-binding protein: MKNKALIGTLIALVILVAGSMIYDQTKSDSSKNDVVKIGILQYVTHDALDEIERGIEEGLAEAGYDSDNAEITVLNAEGDQSKIQTMSKQLVNAKNDVLIGIATPAAQGLASATSDIPVVMGAISDPVGAKLVKNLEEPEGNVTGVSNQVPIEQTVELIQEITPNAKTIGVLYASSEDNSVSQVAEFKEDAEAAGINVIEYAVPSTNEITTTMSVMTGKVDAIFVPQDNTIASAFTTVVNAANAAKIPIYSCVDTMVEQGSIASVAQSQYDLGVETAKIAVKLLAGKKVSEVPVNIVNTGTPILNLKAAQELGITIPDSVLSEATVAVEADDN, from the coding sequence ATGAAAAATAAAGCACTTATTGGAACCCTTATTGCTCTTGTTATTTTAGTTGCTGGTTCGATGATTTATGACCAGACTAAAAGCGATTCAAGTAAAAATGATGTGGTTAAAATTGGTATTTTGCAGTATGTGACGCACGATGCTCTAGATGAGATTGAAAGAGGAATTGAGGAGGGTCTTGCTGAGGCTGGCTATGATAGTGATAATGCTGAAATTACGGTGTTGAATGCTGAAGGTGACCAAAGCAAGATTCAAACGATGAGTAAGCAGTTGGTCAATGCTAAAAACGATGTTTTGATTGGTATTGCAACACCAGCGGCACAAGGTTTGGCGTCAGCAACGAGTGATATTCCAGTTGTTATGGGAGCTATTTCTGACCCAGTCGGTGCAAAATTAGTTAAAAATCTTGAAGAACCAGAAGGAAACGTAACAGGGGTTTCCAATCAAGTTCCGATTGAACAAACCGTAGAGCTCATTCAAGAGATTACACCAAATGCCAAGACAATCGGCGTTTTATATGCTAGTAGCGAGGATAATTCAGTATCACAAGTCGCTGAATTTAAAGAGGATGCCGAAGCTGCTGGCATTAATGTCATTGAATACGCCGTACCGTCAACAAATGAAATTACAACAACAATGTCGGTTATGACAGGAAAAGTTGATGCTATCTTTGTTCCACAAGACAATACCATTGCATCAGCCTTTACGACGGTTGTTAATGCTGCCAATGCTGCGAAAATTCCGATTTATTCATGCGTTGATACAATGGTGGAGCAAGGAAGCATTGCATCAGTTGCCCAAAGTCAGTATGATTTAGGTGTGGAAACGGCAAAAATTGCTGTTAAATTGTTAGCAGGTAAAAAAGTGTCAGAAGTTCCTGTCAATATTGTCAATACAGGGACGCCAATCCTTAACTTGAAAGCCGCACAAGAGCTTGGTATTACAATACCAGATAGTGTTCTTTCAGAAGCCACAGTGGCTGTTGAGGCAGATGATAATTAA